A single region of the Streptomyces sp. NBC_00425 genome encodes:
- a CDS encoding class I SAM-dependent methyltransferase encodes MLTVDFSRFPLAPGDRVLDLGCGAGRHAFECYRRGAQVVALDQNAEEIREVAKWFAAMKEAGEAPEGATATAMEGDALALPFPDESFDVVIISEVMEHIPDDKGVLAEMVRVLKPGGRIAITVPRYGPEKVCWTLSDAYHEVEGGHIRIYRADELLEKIREAGLKPYGTHHAHALHSPYWWLKCAFGVDNDKALPVRAYHKLLVWDIMKKPLATRVAEQALNPLIGKSFVAYATKPHLPAVDAR; translated from the coding sequence GTGCTGACCGTCGACTTCTCCCGGTTCCCGCTCGCCCCGGGCGACCGAGTCCTGGACCTCGGCTGCGGGGCCGGGCGGCACGCCTTCGAGTGCTACCGGCGCGGTGCGCAGGTCGTGGCCCTCGACCAGAACGCCGAGGAGATCCGCGAGGTCGCCAAGTGGTTCGCGGCGATGAAGGAGGCCGGCGAGGCCCCCGAGGGCGCCACCGCGACCGCCATGGAGGGCGACGCGCTCGCGCTGCCCTTCCCCGACGAGTCCTTCGACGTCGTGATCATCTCCGAGGTCATGGAGCACATCCCCGACGACAAGGGCGTCCTCGCCGAGATGGTGCGGGTCCTCAAGCCCGGCGGACGCATCGCGATCACCGTCCCGCGCTACGGCCCCGAGAAGGTCTGCTGGACCCTCTCCGACGCCTACCACGAGGTCGAGGGCGGCCACATCCGCATCTACCGGGCGGACGAACTCCTCGAGAAGATCCGCGAGGCCGGCCTCAAGCCCTACGGCACCCACCACGCCCACGCGCTGCACTCCCCGTACTGGTGGCTGAAGTGCGCGTTCGGCGTCGACAACGACAAGGCGCTGCCGGTGCGGGCGTACCACAAGCTGCTGGTCTGGGACATCATGAAGAAGCCGCTGGCCACCCGGGTCGCCGAGCAGGCACTCAACCCGCTGATCGGCAAGAGCTTCGTGGCCTACGCGACCAAGCCGCACCTGCCCGCGGTGGACGCGCGGTGA
- a CDS encoding glycosyltransferase family 4 protein, producing the protein MTAEASQAGSRRDRASDGERPLKIALLTYKGNPFCGGQGVYVRHLSRELARLGHSVEVIGSQPYPVLDPGCEDRLTLTELPSLDLYRQPDPFRTPGRGEYRDWIDALEVATMWTGGFPEPLTFSLRARRHLRARRGEFDVVHDNQTLGYGLLGDVGAPLVTTIHHPITVDRQLELDAAEGRRRRLSVRRWYAFTRMQKRVARRLPSVLTVSGTSRQEIADHLGVRDDRIHVVHIGADADLFSPNPSVTVVPGRIVTTSSADVPLKGLVFLVEALAKVRTEHPHAHLVVVGKRPQEGPVAQAIERYGLEGSVEFVKGISDAELVDLVRSAEVACVPSLYEGFSLPAAEAMATGTPLLATTGGAIPEVAGRDGDTCLAVPPGDAGALAAGLGRLLGDPALRARLGAAGRQRVLERFTWARAAEGTVARYREAIAEGGRARVAPASDAHGAAEAPDTPRTSAAPLAAGSPEAAGTVEAVATADVVSEASDRESRATC; encoded by the coding sequence GTGACCGCTGAGGCCAGTCAGGCGGGGTCCCGGCGTGACCGTGCTTCCGACGGCGAGCGACCGCTCAAGATCGCACTCCTCACCTATAAGGGGAACCCGTTCTGCGGGGGGCAGGGCGTCTACGTACGGCATCTGTCGAGGGAGCTCGCCCGCCTCGGGCACAGCGTCGAGGTGATCGGCTCCCAGCCCTACCCCGTGCTCGACCCGGGGTGCGAGGACCGGCTCACCCTCACCGAACTGCCCAGCCTCGACCTCTACCGCCAGCCGGACCCCTTCCGCACGCCCGGACGGGGCGAGTACCGGGACTGGATCGACGCCCTCGAAGTGGCGACGATGTGGACCGGCGGCTTCCCCGAACCGCTGACGTTCTCCCTGCGCGCCCGCCGCCATCTGCGTGCCCGCCGCGGGGAGTTCGACGTCGTGCACGACAACCAGACCCTGGGCTACGGACTGCTGGGCGACGTCGGCGCACCGCTGGTCACCACCATCCACCACCCCATCACCGTCGACCGGCAGTTGGAGCTGGACGCCGCCGAGGGACGACGGCGACGCCTCTCGGTGCGCCGCTGGTACGCGTTCACCCGGATGCAGAAGCGCGTGGCGCGCCGGCTGCCGTCCGTGCTCACCGTCTCCGGCACCTCCCGGCAGGAGATCGCCGACCACCTCGGCGTCCGCGACGACCGCATCCACGTCGTCCACATCGGCGCCGACGCCGACCTGTTCTCGCCGAACCCGTCCGTGACCGTCGTGCCGGGCCGGATCGTGACGACGTCCAGCGCGGACGTCCCGCTCAAGGGCCTGGTCTTCCTCGTCGAGGCGCTGGCGAAGGTGCGCACCGAGCACCCGCACGCCCACCTCGTCGTCGTCGGCAAGCGCCCCCAGGAGGGGCCGGTCGCCCAGGCGATCGAGCGGTACGGCCTCGAAGGGTCCGTCGAGTTCGTCAAGGGCATCTCCGACGCCGAACTCGTCGACCTGGTGCGTTCGGCCGAGGTCGCCTGCGTGCCGTCGCTGTACGAGGGCTTCTCCCTGCCGGCCGCCGAGGCCATGGCCACCGGCACGCCGCTGCTCGCCACGACCGGCGGGGCGATCCCCGAGGTCGCCGGGCGCGACGGGGACACCTGCCTGGCCGTGCCGCCGGGCGACGCGGGCGCACTCGCCGCGGGCCTCGGCCGGCTGCTGGGCGACCCCGCCCTGCGGGCCCGGCTCGGCGCGGCCGGCCGGCAACGCGTGCTGGAGCGGTTCACCTGGGCGCGGGCCGCCGAGGGGACCGTCGCCCGGTACCGCGAGGCGATAGCCGAGGGCGGCCGCGCACGGGTCGCCCCGGCCTCCGACGCCCACGGCGCCGCCGAAGCCCCCGACACCCCCCGGACGTCCGCGGCCCCGCTCGCCGCCGGCTCCCCCGAGGCCGCCGGGACCGTCGAGGCCGTGGCGACGGCCGACGTCGTATCCGAAGCATCCGATCGCGAAAGCAGGGCCACGTGCTGA
- a CDS encoding LLM class F420-dependent oxidoreductase → MRLGLALGYWGRGPSPDHVELAREAERLGYDSVWTAESWGSDVFTPLTWIAARTSTIRLGTAVAQMAARSPTTTAMHALTLDHLSGGRMMLGLGLSGPQVVEGWYGRPFPKSPLTATREYVDVVRQVLRRQAPVELDGRFHTHPYRGADATGLGRPLKSITHPLRADLPVLLGAEGPKNVAQTIRIADGWLPLYWSPNRPDAYGPAVAELPEGFRVAPLARVKVCDDVAEGLLGVKTMLGFYIGGMGHATRNFHADLMARMGYEEEARRVQDLFLAGRREEAVLAVPDAFADEISLVGPRERIAERLESWRKGPVTDLLAVAPDPTTLRVLAELNS, encoded by the coding sequence ATGCGGCTCGGTCTGGCCCTCGGCTACTGGGGGCGCGGCCCCTCCCCCGACCATGTGGAGCTGGCCCGCGAGGCGGAACGGCTCGGTTACGACTCCGTGTGGACGGCGGAGTCGTGGGGGTCGGACGTCTTCACCCCCCTCACCTGGATCGCGGCGCGGACGTCGACGATCAGGCTGGGCACCGCGGTCGCGCAGATGGCGGCCCGCTCCCCCACCACGACGGCGATGCACGCGCTGACCCTGGACCACCTCTCCGGGGGCCGGATGATGCTCGGGCTGGGGCTGTCCGGCCCGCAGGTCGTCGAGGGCTGGTACGGCCGGCCGTTCCCGAAGTCGCCCCTGACGGCGACCCGGGAGTACGTGGACGTCGTGCGGCAGGTGCTGCGGCGCCAGGCGCCGGTGGAACTCGACGGCCGCTTCCACACGCACCCCTACCGCGGCGCCGACGCGACGGGCCTCGGGCGGCCGTTGAAGTCCATCACCCATCCCCTCCGCGCCGACCTGCCGGTGCTGCTGGGCGCGGAGGGGCCGAAGAACGTCGCCCAGACGATCCGTATCGCCGACGGCTGGCTGCCGCTGTACTGGTCGCCGAACCGGCCGGACGCGTACGGCCCGGCGGTGGCGGAGCTGCCGGAGGGCTTCCGGGTCGCCCCGCTGGCCCGGGTCAAGGTCTGCGACGACGTCGCCGAAGGCCTGTTGGGCGTGAAGACCATGCTCGGCTTCTACATCGGCGGCATGGGGCACGCCACCCGCAACTTCCACGCCGACCTGATGGCGCGCATGGGCTACGAGGAGGAGGCCCGGCGGGTGCAGGACCTGTTCCTGGCCGGCCGCCGCGAGGAGGCCGTGCTCGCCGTGCCGGACGCCTTCGCCGACGAGATCTCCCTCGTCGGCCCCCGCGAACGCATCGCCGAGCGGCTGGAGTCGTGGCGCAAGGGCCCGGTGACGGATCTGCTGGCGGTCGCACCGGACCCGACGACCCTGCGGGTGCTGGCGGAACTCAACTCCTGA
- a CDS encoding DUF5336 domain-containing protein, producing the protein MNIRSLTRGDGVVIGAAVLLFIASFLDNYSIDGIPDSYDLPNLWGSGPVLFSVVLAGIIGAALVVVSRALPQPPKVVGLELRQFGVAFTVFAAWSALGNIFDPSGGYDNVGDSSRSPDAGAGLILALVATLLLAAAAVATPLVPALQAALVPAPRPQAPQPYGAQPPAGYGYPGAPQPSAFGGQPQGQPGQPGPQSFGGGQPTPAQPSGGDFSPFWFAVPVPRPLYAEDGAPTPIAELAPGTWYLAVEQGAQGLVAQTQDGRRGVLRDASGIQRG; encoded by the coding sequence GGAGCAGCGGTATTGCTGTTCATCGCGTCGTTCCTGGACAACTACTCGATCGACGGGATCCCCGACAGCTACGATCTGCCGAACCTCTGGGGCAGCGGGCCTGTCCTGTTCAGCGTCGTTCTCGCGGGCATCATCGGCGCCGCACTCGTGGTCGTCAGCCGGGCGCTTCCGCAGCCGCCGAAGGTCGTCGGTCTGGAACTCCGCCAGTTCGGCGTGGCCTTCACGGTCTTCGCCGCCTGGAGCGCGCTCGGCAACATCTTCGACCCGTCCGGTGGTTACGACAACGTCGGTGACAGCTCGAGGAGCCCCGACGCCGGCGCCGGCCTGATCCTGGCCCTGGTCGCCACCCTGCTGCTCGCCGCGGCCGCTGTCGCCACCCCGCTCGTCCCGGCCCTGCAGGCCGCTCTCGTCCCGGCGCCCAGGCCGCAGGCCCCGCAGCCGTACGGCGCGCAGCCGCCCGCCGGTTACGGCTACCCGGGCGCCCCGCAGCCGTCGGCGTTCGGCGGTCAGCCGCAGGGTCAGCCCGGCCAGCCGGGTCCGCAGTCGTTCGGCGGCGGACAGCCGACTCCGGCGCAGCCGTCCGGCGGGGACTTCTCGCCGTTCTGGTTCGCCGTGCCGGTGCCGCGTCCGCTGTACGCGGAGGACGGCGCGCCGACGCCGATCGCCGAGCTGGCCCCCGGCACCTGGTACCTGGCCGTCGAGCAGGGCGCCCAGGGCCTCGTCGCCCAGACGCAGGACGGCCGGCGCGGCGTTCTGCGGGACGCCTCCGGCATCCAGCGCGGCTGA
- a CDS encoding prenyltransferase/squalene oxidase repeat-containing protein yields MTTPRTEHLVLPGVLTAGQAAATVAGILAVQREDGAIPWFRGHHLDPWDHTEAAMALDAAGEHEAADRAYAWLARHQNDDGSWYAAYADGAHDDVTDRGRETNFVAYIAVGVWHHYLSTGDDTFLDRMWPSVYAAIEYVLRLQQPGGQIGWRRDDDGTPTADALLTGSSSIHQALRCALAIAEQREEAQPDWELAAGALRHAIRRHPERFLDKDRYSMDWYYPVLGGALTGAEAKSRIEAEWERFVVPGLGVRCVVPNPWVTGGESAELALALWAMGESDRALEILQSIQHLRDADSGLYWTGFVFDDEAIWPVELTTWTAGSLLLAVAALGGHEATCAVFGGEQLPSGLEADCCV; encoded by the coding sequence GTGACCACTCCCCGGACAGAACACCTGGTCCTGCCCGGGGTCCTCACCGCGGGGCAGGCCGCCGCGACCGTCGCCGGCATCCTCGCCGTGCAGCGGGAGGACGGCGCCATCCCGTGGTTCAGGGGCCACCACCTCGACCCCTGGGACCACACCGAGGCCGCGATGGCCCTGGACGCCGCGGGCGAGCACGAGGCCGCCGACCGCGCCTACGCCTGGCTGGCCCGGCACCAGAACGACGACGGCTCCTGGTACGCCGCCTACGCCGACGGCGCACACGACGACGTCACCGACCGGGGGCGCGAGACGAACTTCGTCGCCTACATAGCGGTCGGCGTCTGGCACCACTACCTCTCCACCGGGGACGACACCTTCCTCGACCGCATGTGGCCGAGCGTGTACGCGGCGATCGAGTACGTGCTGCGGCTCCAACAGCCGGGCGGACAGATCGGCTGGCGGCGCGACGACGACGGCACGCCCACGGCCGACGCGCTGCTCACCGGCTCCTCCTCGATCCACCAGGCGCTGCGCTGCGCGCTCGCCATCGCCGAACAGCGTGAAGAGGCCCAGCCCGACTGGGAGTTGGCGGCCGGTGCGCTGCGGCACGCGATACGACGGCACCCGGAGCGGTTCCTCGACAAGGACCGCTACTCGATGGACTGGTACTACCCGGTGCTGGGCGGCGCGTTGACCGGCGCGGAGGCCAAGTCCCGCATCGAGGCCGAGTGGGAGCGGTTCGTGGTGCCGGGCCTCGGCGTGCGGTGCGTCGTGCCCAACCCGTGGGTGACGGGCGGAGAATCGGCCGAACTCGCCCTCGCCCTGTGGGCGATGGGCGAGTCCGACCGGGCGCTGGAGATCCTGCAGTCCATTCAGCACCTGCGGGACGCTGACTCGGGGCTGTACTGGACCGGGTTCGTCTTCGACGACGAGGCGATCTGGCCCGTGGAACTCACCACCTGGACCGCGGGGTCGTTGCTGCTCGCGGTCGCGGCCCTCGGCGGCCACGAGGCCACCTGCGCCGTGTTCGGCGGTGAGCAGCTTCCCTCAGGACTGGAAGCGGACTGCTGCGTCTGA